In Nitrospinota bacterium, the following are encoded in one genomic region:
- the der gene encoding ribosome biogenesis GTPase Der — protein sequence MDKPVVAIVGRPNVGKSTLFNRLVGRRKAVVIDTPGATRDRNYGEVTWNGVSFWVVDTGGFEPLATEGIGVDVRDQAHIALEEADLTVLLVDGLGGCTPDDKELVEVLRRQAHSFLLAVNKIDGQKQEEGLYEFYALGIEPLFPVSAEHGRGVAELLDALVDQLPEQPTEEPAEEGLISFAVIGRPNVGKSSLVNNLLGMDRTLVSEVPGTTRDAIDTHFTFEDQPFVAIDTAGIRRKARISERVEAYSVMRALRSLGRCDVACLLMDGTQGVIEQDVRIAGYTEETGRGLVLVVNKWDLVEKDTSTTGQWVKTIREKMPFVAYAPVLFISALTGSGVRRLLPAVIEVASQHRRRIPTAALNDCIEKALSRHHPPQYRGQQVKVYYAAQIRVSPPTFALVVNHTKGVVASYRRYLVNRIRDSFGFEGTPLELRIRARRRRHRRSGARHRQR from the coding sequence ATGGACAAGCCCGTCGTGGCAATTGTGGGGCGTCCCAACGTTGGAAAATCGACCCTTTTCAACCGCCTGGTGGGACGTCGAAAAGCCGTTGTCATCGATACCCCCGGAGCCACGCGTGACCGAAACTACGGCGAAGTCACCTGGAACGGAGTATCCTTTTGGGTGGTGGATACGGGCGGCTTTGAACCGTTGGCCACCGAGGGGATTGGCGTCGATGTGCGCGACCAGGCCCACATAGCTCTCGAGGAAGCTGACCTTACAGTCCTCCTGGTGGACGGCCTGGGAGGCTGCACGCCCGATGACAAGGAGCTTGTCGAGGTCCTCCGGCGACAGGCACATTCGTTCTTATTGGCTGTAAATAAGATTGACGGCCAAAAGCAGGAGGAGGGGCTATATGAATTCTACGCCTTGGGTATCGAGCCCCTTTTCCCGGTCAGCGCCGAACACGGCCGGGGAGTGGCCGAGCTCCTCGACGCTTTGGTCGATCAACTCCCGGAGCAACCAACCGAAGAGCCAGCAGAAGAGGGGCTCATAAGCTTTGCCGTTATCGGGCGCCCAAACGTTGGAAAATCCTCTCTCGTGAACAATCTACTGGGGATGGACCGCACCCTGGTGAGCGAGGTGCCCGGAACAACCCGTGATGCCATTGACACCCACTTCACCTTCGAAGACCAACCCTTCGTTGCAATCGATACTGCGGGCATCCGCCGAAAGGCAAGAATCAGTGAGCGGGTGGAGGCCTACAGCGTAATGAGAGCTTTGAGGAGCTTGGGGAGATGCGACGTGGCGTGCCTGCTGATGGATGGAACCCAGGGAGTGATAGAGCAGGACGTCCGAATTGCGGGCTACACTGAAGAGACGGGCAGGGGGCTTGTGCTGGTGGTCAATAAGTGGGACCTGGTGGAGAAGGACACCTCTACCACGGGCCAATGGGTAAAGACTATTCGGGAAAAGATGCCCTTTGTCGCATACGCGCCTGTGCTGTTTATCTCAGCCCTAACCGGCAGCGGGGTCCGTCGGCTGCTGCCGGCGGTAATCGAGGTGGCTTCGCAGCACCGTAGGCGCATACCCACTGCCGCCTTAAATGACTGCATTGAGAAGGCTCTAAGCCGCCACCATCCCCCCCAATATAGGGGCCAGCAGGTCAAGGTCTATTACGCCGCCCAGATACGCGTTAGCCCTCCCACATTCGCTTTAGTGGTCAATCACACCAAGGGAGTGGTCGCTTCGTACCGGCGCTATCTCGTCAACCGGATACGTGATTCATTCGGGTTTGAGGGCACACCCCTGGAGCTGCGGATTCGCGCACGGCGCCGAAGACACCGTAGAAGCGGCGCTCGTCATAGACAACGCTAG